The following are encoded in a window of Desulfopila inferna genomic DNA:
- a CDS encoding SGNH/GDSL hydrolase family protein, producing MIADKTRYKNARADEREIVAVGDSHSLRCFENHNRIADSTFYHGRNRLDGKTAFKLADHDRRVQKILSPLMDKHLIFCFGEVDVRIHIKHQHIRTGTPIESLIGRTAKRYTEYVRQLRNQGHDVHVFNVVPTGDFRGLQFEGWKKKLTYPFITAFAERQKYTLLLNRQLRQYCDAGKIPFIDIYRHLIDDAGKRREELIYDFSHLNAKTADILLEHYQF from the coding sequence ATGATAGCTGATAAAACCAGATATAAAAATGCTCGAGCGGATGAACGGGAAATTGTTGCCGTCGGAGACAGCCATTCTCTGCGATGTTTTGAGAACCATAATAGAATTGCAGATTCAACTTTCTATCATGGCCGTAACAGACTCGATGGCAAAACCGCCTTCAAGCTTGCAGACCACGACAGAAGAGTCCAAAAGATCCTCTCGCCCTTGATGGACAAACACCTGATCTTTTGCTTCGGTGAAGTTGATGTTCGCATCCATATCAAACACCAGCATATACGCACGGGAACTCCGATCGAATCCCTTATCGGGAGAACCGCGAAAAGGTACACCGAGTATGTGCGGCAACTGAGGAATCAGGGACATGATGTTCATGTATTTAATGTGGTCCCTACCGGTGATTTTCGAGGTCTGCAGTTCGAAGGCTGGAAAAAAAAGCTGACCTACCCGTTTATCACCGCTTTTGCCGAACGGCAGAAATACACGCTGCTGCTTAACCGGCAGCTCAGGCAATATTGCGATGCGGGTAAGATACCGTTTATAGATATCTACAGACATCTTATCGACGATGCCGGAAAGCGGAGGGAAGAGCTTATCTACGATTTCTCTCATCTCAATGCGAAGACAGCAGACATTTTACTGGAACATTATCAGTTTTGA
- a CDS encoding type III polyketide synthase — MKNIRIQGVGTAVPEHVCDQEHVRQVVRGLFSGSVKSLDRLLRVFDHLHISQRHLVREPQWYAEHHTFSETNSVYAETATILSRQAGIKALERAGVEAKALGGIVVASSTGLMTPSLDAVLMQEIGLAPEALRLPLFGLGCAGGVSGLARAAEISSVISAPILFIAVEISSVTFQRNDLSKANLIGTSLFADGAAAVVVGEEGEGLEIAGSFHRLFDNTRDIMGWDFTDTGMKVLFSRSIPAFVREHIPAAIEAACRKWDISPAEIVSFVTHPGGAKVLEAFSEVIGRPAEYLAASYRVLRDYGNMSSPTVLFVLDDMLTNGGVKPGLTLMSALGPGFSYDQLLLKKI; from the coding sequence ATGAAAAATATCCGCATTCAGGGTGTTGGCACGGCGGTGCCGGAGCATGTCTGTGATCAGGAGCATGTGCGGCAGGTGGTCAGGGGACTATTTTCAGGAAGTGTCAAAAGTCTGGATCGTCTTCTGCGTGTATTCGATCATCTTCATATATCTCAGCGCCATCTTGTCAGGGAACCGCAGTGGTATGCAGAACATCACACCTTCAGTGAAACCAACAGTGTTTATGCTGAAACAGCGACTATACTCTCCCGTCAAGCCGGCATAAAGGCACTGGAACGGGCCGGAGTTGAGGCAAAGGCCCTCGGAGGAATAGTGGTGGCCTCAAGCACCGGGCTGATGACGCCCAGCCTCGATGCCGTCCTGATGCAGGAAATCGGCTTAGCTCCTGAAGCCCTCCGCCTCCCTCTCTTTGGTCTCGGCTGCGCCGGCGGAGTATCGGGACTGGCCAGAGCCGCCGAAATCAGCTCGGTAATATCGGCGCCCATTCTCTTTATTGCCGTGGAAATTTCCAGCGTTACCTTCCAGCGAAACGATCTTTCCAAAGCCAATCTGATAGGAACCTCGCTCTTTGCCGATGGAGCCGCTGCCGTAGTTGTCGGAGAGGAAGGAGAAGGCCTTGAGATTGCGGGCTCTTTTCACCGCCTGTTTGATAATACCAGGGATATCATGGGCTGGGATTTTACCGATACGGGAATGAAGGTATTATTTTCCCGCAGCATCCCTGCCTTTGTTCGAGAACATATTCCAGCCGCCATAGAGGCTGCCTGCCGCAAGTGGGATATCTCACCGGCAGAAATTGTTTCCTTTGTCACACATCCGGGAGGGGCCAAAGTCCTGGAGGCATTTTCGGAAGTGATCGGCAGACCGGCAGAATATCTTGCCGCTTCCTACAGGGTTCTCCGCGACTACGGCAACATGTCGTCCCCCACCGTCCTTTTCGTTCTCGACGACATGCTGACTAACGGCGGCGTCAAACCCGGCCTTACACTGATGTCCGCCCTGGGCCCGGGCTTCAGTTACGATCAGCTTTTGCTGAAGAAGATATGA
- a CDS encoding isoprenylcysteine carboxyl methyltransferase family protein has protein sequence MTLLFAVTLAIIIQRLFELVLSRKNYLWALAQGAREYGAQHFPLFIVLHSLWILSFNLEWFLLKPPVPQGWPFLALAILAAQILRYWAIASLGRRWNTRILIIPGLSPVSSGPYRYFKHPNYIAVCIEIAAIPVLLGAWYTAAAFSLANASLLIFIRIPAEERALDG, from the coding sequence ATGACATTGCTCTTTGCCGTCACCCTGGCCATCATTATCCAGCGTCTCTTTGAACTTGTACTTTCACGGAAAAATTATCTCTGGGCCCTGGCACAGGGGGCCAGAGAATACGGCGCCCAACATTTCCCGCTGTTCATCGTACTGCACAGCCTGTGGATTCTCTCGTTCAACCTTGAATGGTTCCTGCTGAAGCCACCTGTTCCGCAAGGATGGCCGTTCTTAGCTCTTGCCATTCTGGCGGCTCAGATTCTTCGCTACTGGGCCATCGCCAGCCTCGGCAGGAGATGGAATACACGTATCCTGATCATCCCCGGACTTTCGCCTGTATCCTCAGGACCCTATCGCTACTTCAAACATCCCAATTACATTGCGGTATGTATTGAAATTGCCGCAATACCTGTTCTGCTCGGGGCCTGGTACACGGCCGCCGCTTTTTCTCTTGCTAATGCATCCCTGCTCATTTTCATCCGGATTCCAGCCGAAGAACGAGCACTTGACGGCTGA
- a CDS encoding DUF169 domain-containing protein, whose product MKSGIAQELQIRHEPIGIVFTDDKPEAARQFQEGKWGCTMFMLAAALKGETVVFDQNTCGCQGGGTGLGFGNQYTVFPGGQECFKYFLSTGNEQWEEGRAAGEKVKPFMRPDAYNHFMHGERYKKSPELVGKFIENLPITTVPTEFVVLKPLKEIDEAKEDLRVVSFFGNMDQISALTVLANYGRENNENVVFPFAAGCQSIGIYPYREAERPEPRAVLGLNDISARVYLKRILKDDVMSFAMPLSLFKEMESNLEESFIGGDTWEQLKSLGGK is encoded by the coding sequence ATGAAAAGCGGAATAGCGCAAGAGCTGCAGATTCGGCATGAGCCGATAGGAATTGTTTTCACCGATGATAAACCAGAAGCCGCCCGGCAGTTTCAGGAAGGGAAATGGGGCTGTACCATGTTTATGCTGGCCGCCGCCTTAAAGGGAGAGACTGTGGTCTTCGATCAAAACACCTGCGGCTGTCAGGGTGGAGGGACCGGTCTGGGATTCGGCAATCAATACACTGTTTTTCCCGGCGGCCAGGAATGCTTCAAATATTTTCTGTCCACCGGCAACGAACAATGGGAGGAGGGAAGAGCGGCAGGCGAGAAAGTGAAGCCGTTTATGCGCCCGGATGCCTACAACCATTTCATGCATGGAGAGAGGTATAAAAAGTCTCCGGAGCTTGTCGGAAAGTTTATCGAAAACCTGCCGATCACCACGGTCCCCACTGAATTTGTGGTGTTGAAACCCCTGAAAGAGATCGATGAGGCGAAAGAAGACCTCCGTGTTGTGTCTTTTTTCGGCAACATGGATCAAATATCGGCACTTACTGTTCTTGCCAATTACGGACGCGAAAATAATGAGAATGTCGTCTTCCCCTTTGCCGCCGGTTGTCAGTCCATAGGCATATATCCCTATCGGGAGGCTGAACGGCCGGAGCCCCGAGCGGTTCTGGGATTAAACGATATTTCTGCCCGGGTCTATCTCAAGCGGATACTGAAAGACGATGTAATGAGTTTTGCTATGCCGCTCTCTCTTTTTAAGGAGATGGAATCCAACCTGGAGGAGAGCTTCATCGGTGGTGACACCTGGGAACAGTTGAAGTCTCTGGGGGGCAAATAG
- a CDS encoding universal stress protein: MSPENRKVMIRRILVPIDESTHSRAALEAAVAMAAALQAEINGLFVEDVEILEISRQPFFREVRTYEYSGKEGGEIERDLRLQAERIRRWIARSAGNAEVTWKFEVRRGGVKTIILEQSATADLTIMGRFGRTVFKSTMGSTVRHLILHGRGLTMLIDERFRLIPPILSTFIDSEIGKRALEIGVNVARLIQSPLEVLIPAEDHEHFLELQKKAEALLEGVELRQNYHPVHAPASLGLTAALQAKQRQLLVLPGDAADHHPEDLVELIGRIRNPVLLVR, from the coding sequence GTGAGTCCTGAAAACCGCAAAGTCATGATCAGGAGGATACTGGTTCCCATTGATGAATCGACCCACAGCCGGGCAGCTCTGGAAGCAGCGGTTGCCATGGCTGCAGCCCTGCAGGCGGAAATCAACGGTCTCTTTGTGGAAGATGTCGAGATTCTGGAGATTTCCCGGCAGCCATTTTTCCGGGAAGTCCGTACCTATGAGTACAGTGGGAAGGAGGGCGGTGAAATAGAGAGGGATCTCAGGCTCCAGGCGGAGCGCATCCGCAGATGGATTGCGCGATCTGCAGGCAACGCGGAGGTAACCTGGAAATTCGAGGTCAGACGGGGCGGAGTAAAAACCATTATCCTGGAACAGTCGGCAACCGCCGATCTTACCATCATGGGCAGATTCGGCCGTACCGTGTTCAAGTCGACCATGGGTTCCACGGTTCGGCACCTCATTTTACACGGGCGTGGGCTCACCATGCTGATCGATGAACGTTTCCGGCTGATCCCCCCCATTCTGTCGACATTTATCGATTCGGAAATCGGTAAAAGAGCTTTGGAAATAGGAGTAAATGTTGCGCGGCTCATTCAAAGCCCTCTGGAAGTGCTGATTCCTGCGGAAGACCATGAACATTTCCTGGAATTGCAGAAAAAGGCGGAAGCTTTGCTGGAAGGGGTCGAACTGCGCCAAAATTATCATCCGGTTCATGCTCCTGCATCCCTGGGGCTGACAGCAGCGCTTCAAGCCAAGCAGCGGCAGTTGCTGGTTTTGCCGGGAGATGCTGCAGATCATCATCCAGAGGATCTGGTGGAATTAATAGGCCGGATCAGAAATCCTGTGCTGCTGGTGCGCTGA
- a CDS encoding Lon protease family protein, whose translation MSVKRLEVDQVFHACDLDKFTFNTTADLEPIESLSDALGQPRAVESLRFGSGMQHHGYNIFALGQPGTGRHSMVEQVLKGQFKDAPSPDDWCYVNNFEDQSRPKTLRLPSGKGAGFVKDMEKMIKDARNALKATFESEEYQNRVQSVEEELKEKQQKAFEEMNNRAREKGLTIVRTPAGIAFAPIKDNGEVMPPDEYQQIPEDARHRYEQEMENLQTESQKIFQKIPQWQKEIREKLEKLNREVAEYSLSELINGLNSQYGDIACISEHLESLKKDIMENLQTFLTGGQQQQQTGQLAGLLQQQQQQQILSGDETDMNRPAMRRYKVNLIVDNSKQEGAPIIFEDNPSYANLVGKVEHMSQMGALITDFNLIKSGSLHRANGGALVIDARKALTHPGAWEGLKRALKSDCIKIESLAEMYSLLSTVMLEPQPIPLNVKVVIIGEPFIYYIIQQIDPEFSELFKVAADFDVQMERSDANQDAYARLLGNVVANRNLLHFDKNAIGRVIEQSSRMMEDGERLNIKIRDIDDLMMEADYWARQNGGDIVKRDDVQKAIDSKIHRSDRLRQRIHEEIHRGTLHIETEGAAVGQVNGLSVMMLGDFAFGRPSRISGRVQIGKGQVINIEREAKLSGPLHSKGVLILTGFLGARYARERPLSLNASLVFEQSYGGVDGDSASSTELYALLSAISDVPIKQQFAVTGSVDQYGRVQAIGGVNEKIEGFFDVCSKKGLSGDQGVLIPATNIKNLMLRKDVVDAVGKNDFHIYPIETIDQGIELLTGMPAGEPDEQGSYPKDSVNGRVQEKLQEFADNMRKFGKGTENNEQGGKSES comes from the coding sequence ATGTCGGTAAAACGATTGGAAGTAGACCAAGTTTTTCATGCCTGTGATCTTGACAAATTTACCTTCAATACCACGGCAGATCTTGAACCTATCGAATCACTGAGCGATGCGCTTGGCCAGCCCAGAGCCGTCGAATCCCTTAGGTTCGGCTCCGGAATGCAGCATCATGGGTATAATATTTTCGCTCTGGGGCAGCCGGGCACTGGTCGCCACTCCATGGTCGAGCAGGTTCTTAAGGGTCAGTTCAAAGACGCCCCTTCTCCGGATGACTGGTGCTATGTGAATAATTTCGAAGATCAGTCCCGGCCGAAAACGCTTCGACTCCCGTCAGGTAAAGGTGCTGGTTTTGTCAAGGATATGGAGAAAATGATCAAGGATGCCAGGAATGCCTTGAAAGCGACTTTCGAAAGTGAGGAATACCAGAACCGGGTGCAGTCGGTGGAGGAGGAGTTAAAGGAAAAGCAACAGAAGGCCTTTGAGGAAATGAATAACCGGGCCAGGGAAAAAGGACTGACAATCGTACGTACCCCGGCCGGCATTGCCTTTGCCCCGATCAAAGATAACGGTGAGGTCATGCCGCCGGATGAATATCAGCAGATACCCGAAGATGCCCGCCACCGCTATGAACAGGAAATGGAAAATCTTCAGACTGAATCCCAGAAAATTTTTCAGAAAATTCCGCAATGGCAAAAGGAGATTCGGGAAAAACTGGAAAAACTCAATAGGGAAGTTGCCGAATATTCGCTTTCGGAACTCATCAATGGCCTGAATTCTCAATACGGTGATATAGCCTGCATATCAGAACATCTTGAATCACTTAAAAAAGATATCATGGAGAACCTCCAGACATTTCTCACGGGAGGACAGCAGCAGCAACAGACGGGGCAGCTTGCCGGGTTACTGCAGCAACAGCAACAGCAGCAGATTCTCTCCGGTGATGAGACCGATATGAATAGACCGGCCATGAGACGCTACAAAGTCAATCTCATCGTCGACAACAGCAAGCAGGAAGGTGCACCCATCATATTTGAAGACAATCCCTCCTATGCCAACTTGGTCGGCAAAGTTGAGCATATGTCGCAGATGGGGGCATTGATCACGGATTTTAACCTGATCAAATCAGGATCACTGCACCGGGCCAATGGAGGGGCGTTGGTAATCGATGCCCGCAAGGCTCTGACTCATCCGGGTGCCTGGGAAGGTTTGAAGCGCGCTCTCAAATCGGATTGTATAAAAATAGAATCGCTGGCGGAAATGTACAGTCTGCTCAGCACGGTTATGCTTGAACCCCAGCCGATTCCCCTGAACGTGAAGGTGGTCATTATAGGTGAACCTTTCATCTACTACATCATTCAGCAGATTGACCCGGAATTTTCCGAACTCTTCAAGGTAGCGGCCGATTTTGACGTTCAGATGGAAAGAAGCGACGCCAATCAGGATGCCTACGCCCGCCTGCTGGGCAATGTCGTTGCCAACAGGAACCTGCTCCATTTTGATAAAAATGCCATCGGACGTGTTATTGAGCAAAGCTCCAGGATGATGGAGGACGGAGAGCGTTTGAATATTAAAATCAGAGATATAGACGATCTGATGATGGAGGCCGATTACTGGGCAAGGCAAAATGGCGGCGATATAGTAAAAAGAGATGATGTCCAGAAGGCGATCGATTCTAAAATCCATCGTTCAGACCGGCTGCGCCAGCGCATTCACGAAGAAATTCACCGCGGCACTCTGCATATAGAGACGGAAGGTGCCGCTGTCGGGCAGGTCAATGGTCTTTCCGTGATGATGCTCGGCGATTTTGCCTTTGGCCGTCCCAGCCGAATCAGCGGCAGGGTGCAGATAGGCAAAGGCCAGGTCATCAATATCGAGCGTGAGGCCAAATTGAGCGGGCCGCTCCATTCCAAGGGCGTCCTGATTCTCACGGGATTTCTGGGTGCACGTTATGCCAGGGAAAGACCGTTGTCGTTAAATGCTTCGCTTGTTTTTGAACAGTCCTATGGAGGAGTGGACGGAGACAGTGCTTCTTCGACCGAACTCTATGCCCTGTTGTCCGCTATCTCGGATGTTCCCATTAAACAGCAGTTTGCGGTCACCGGATCGGTAGATCAATACGGCCGGGTTCAAGCCATCGGCGGGGTCAACGAAAAGATCGAAGGCTTCTTTGATGTCTGCAGCAAAAAAGGACTGAGTGGAGATCAGGGAGTATTGATTCCGGCCACAAATATAAAAAACCTGATGCTCAGGAAAGATGTGGTGGACGCCGTTGGCAAAAATGATTTCCATATCTATCCCATAGAAACCATTGATCAGGGCATTGAACTCCTGACCGGTATGCCGGCAGGAGAGCCGGATGAGCAGGGCAGCTACCCTAAAGATTCGGTAAATGGACGTGTGCAGGAAAAACTTCAGGAATTTGCCGATAATATGCGTAAATTCGGCAAAGGGACGGAAAACAATGAGCAGGGAGGCAAAAGTGAGTCCTGA
- a CDS encoding PqiC family protein: MKKIFSLLQVSIVCLLSLALVACTTMSPSVSFYTVTPLEEGDSGRFFAEGVYPLAIRVMPVEIPDHLDRPEIMTKKGRNTVELAEFDRWAGSFRDSITAVLAENLGLLLGSDLVYVQPPLDIREVDYRVAMTIIRLDSRLGDQVLLKAKWTVSPVRDKSTAETQLSTFIVRLADEDYETLAAGISQALGQVSRQIAEKIITLSDGPSGTPDLRPDKMPRKRPE, from the coding sequence ATGAAGAAGATTTTTTCTTTACTGCAGGTCTCGATTGTCTGTCTTTTGTCCCTTGCGCTTGTGGCGTGTACAACCATGTCACCCTCAGTCAGTTTTTATACGGTAACTCCTCTTGAAGAGGGCGACAGCGGACGATTTTTCGCGGAAGGAGTATACCCGCTGGCGATCAGGGTCATGCCGGTTGAGATTCCCGACCACCTGGATCGGCCCGAAATAATGACAAAAAAGGGTCGGAATACAGTGGAGCTCGCTGAATTTGACCGCTGGGCGGGCTCATTTAGAGATAGCATCACTGCTGTACTTGCGGAAAACCTTGGCCTGCTTCTGGGTTCCGATCTGGTTTATGTACAACCCCCCTTAGACATCAGGGAAGTTGATTATCGTGTGGCAATGACGATTATCCGGCTTGATTCCCGGCTCGGCGACCAGGTGCTTCTGAAAGCGAAATGGACGGTTTCCCCGGTCCGGGACAAATCAACGGCTGAGACACAATTATCAACCTTCATCGTAAGGCTGGCGGATGAGGATTATGAAACATTGGCTGCGGGAATAAGTCAGGCCCTGGGACAGGTGAGTCGCCAAATAGCAGAAAAGATCATTACCCTGTCGGATGGACCATCGGGGACACCTGATCTGCGGCCTGATAAGATGCCGCGGAAACGACCGGAATAG
- a CDS encoding MlaD family protein produces the protein MAGKPNKTAIGAFILGAVGLSFAMILLYGGGKLFTERYVFITYFDGSVKGLSEGSPVMFRGVKIGSVNDISITVVPSTSGLKIPVTFSLEPAKFEGAELAMKDDPESIQMAIKEYGMRTQLQTMSFLTGQLMVALDFFPDKEANYVGISEEHPEIPSVPTPLEELQRTIETLPFREMIENLNSTLARADGLLKSLENRQTLQSVEAAVLDFQILVKHIDAQVDPLMENLTQTAGSAEDTFKEATVTLAQARESIRKLETSAQETLASAQAALNQSEQIIQNYSGDSQLVTEMTMTLREFSETARSFRRLTDYLERHPEALLRGKSGY, from the coding sequence ATGGCCGGAAAGCCAAATAAAACAGCGATCGGAGCATTTATTCTCGGGGCAGTGGGGTTGTCCTTCGCCATGATACTTCTTTACGGCGGGGGCAAGCTATTTACCGAGCGGTATGTTTTCATAACCTATTTCGATGGGTCCGTCAAAGGGCTGAGCGAAGGGTCTCCGGTGATGTTTAGAGGAGTGAAAATCGGTTCGGTAAATGACATCAGCATCACTGTTGTTCCTTCGACTTCGGGCTTGAAGATCCCGGTAACCTTCTCCCTTGAACCGGCCAAGTTCGAGGGAGCCGAACTGGCAATGAAGGATGATCCGGAGTCGATACAGATGGCGATCAAGGAATATGGTATGCGGACACAGCTGCAGACCATGAGTTTTTTGACCGGACAACTCATGGTTGCGCTTGATTTTTTTCCCGATAAGGAAGCCAATTATGTGGGGATCAGTGAGGAACATCCAGAAATTCCCAGCGTCCCTACGCCGCTGGAGGAGTTGCAGAGAACCATCGAAACTCTCCCGTTCCGGGAAATGATCGAAAATCTGAACAGTACTCTTGCCAGAGCCGACGGGCTACTAAAATCTCTTGAAAACAGGCAGACCCTGCAGAGTGTAGAGGCCGCTGTTTTGGATTTCCAGATCCTGGTGAAGCATATCGATGCACAGGTAGACCCGTTGATGGAAAATCTCACCCAAACAGCCGGTTCTGCAGAAGATACTTTCAAAGAGGCCACGGTAACGTTGGCCCAGGCCCGGGAAAGCATCAGAAAACTGGAGACGTCCGCCCAAGAGACACTTGCGTCGGCCCAGGCCGCACTGAACCAGTCTGAACAAATAATCCAGAATTATTCCGGTGATTCACAGCTTGTCACCGAGATGACTATGACCTTGCGGGAGTTTTCGGAAACAGCCCGCTCATTTCGCCGACTCACCGATTATCTGGAGCGTCACCCGGAGGCGCTGCTCCGCGGTAAATCCGGCTACTAA
- a CDS encoding ABC transporter ATP-binding protein — MTPAESNDQHDVLVEVLNLEISYGSFVLMHDLNFTINRGDIFVIMGVSGSGKSTLVKQMIGLKQPAGGRIIYDGVSYWEVEAREQNRLKQRFGILFQGGALWSSMTLAENVALPLEHYTMLSSKQIRELVSYKLSLVGLAGFEDFYPTELSGGMKKRAGLARAIALDPDLLFFDEPSAGLDPISARLLDDLILELRESLGTTVVMVTHELASIFAIGTNSIFLDADQKGITAYGDPKRLLRESRNQKVIKFLTRGESGQNEESRDENGRDEDRH, encoded by the coding sequence ATGACGCCGGCAGAATCGAATGACCAACACGATGTTCTTGTTGAGGTTCTGAATCTGGAGATCTCCTACGGCAGTTTTGTGTTGATGCATGATCTCAACTTTACCATCAATCGGGGGGACATCTTTGTCATCATGGGAGTGAGTGGCAGCGGCAAGAGTACCTTGGTCAAACAAATGATAGGACTTAAGCAGCCTGCAGGGGGGCGGATAATCTATGACGGCGTCAGTTATTGGGAAGTTGAAGCCCGGGAGCAGAATCGGCTCAAGCAGCGTTTCGGTATTCTCTTCCAGGGCGGGGCGCTGTGGAGTTCCATGACGCTGGCGGAAAATGTTGCCCTGCCGCTGGAGCATTATACTATGCTGTCGTCGAAACAGATTCGTGAGTTGGTGTCATATAAATTGTCATTGGTAGGGCTGGCAGGTTTTGAAGACTTCTATCCCACCGAACTGAGCGGGGGCATGAAGAAAAGGGCGGGGTTGGCACGGGCGATTGCCCTCGATCCGGATCTGCTCTTTTTCGATGAGCCTTCCGCCGGTCTTGATCCGATCAGTGCTCGGCTTTTGGATGATCTTATCCTGGAATTGCGGGAAAGCCTTGGCACAACGGTGGTGATGGTGACCCACGAGCTGGCCAGCATCTTCGCGATCGGCACTAATTCGATTTTTCTCGATGCGGACCAAAAAGGAATAACTGCTTACGGAGATCCCAAGCGGCTTCTCAGGGAGTCGCGCAACCAGAAAGTGATCAAATTCCTGACACGGGGAGAAAGCGGACAGAACGAAGAAAGTAGAGATGAAAATGGACGGGACGAAGACAGACACTGA
- a CDS encoding MlaE family ABC transporter permease, with product MTTSIFEIDTAPDDTLRLTLAGEWKLGNVQPSAQGLLEQLEERKVNRVTFDTNELDDWDSMLLVFITRISEACSRHKVSMDQSGLPAGVRRLMVLSSPENQRTGIAHGAERQPFLARIGGITLELAASVQEALAFIGEVTLALFRLLRGRAGYRRIDLILNIQEAGVQALPIITLISLLIGMILAFIAAIQLKLFGAQIYVADVVGIGTVRVMGAVMAGVIMAGRTGAAYAAQIGTMQVNEEVDALQTLGLSPIEFLVLPRVLALTLMMPLLCVYADLMGVLGGMTVGVGVLNLGAVEYMNQTRAAISLTDFSVGLFHSFVFGILIAVSGCLRGIKCEGSASAVGNAATSAVVTAIVAMVVATLIITLSCQVLGI from the coding sequence ATGACCACAAGTATCTTCGAGATCGATACAGCGCCGGACGACACTCTTCGACTGACACTGGCCGGAGAATGGAAGCTGGGAAATGTGCAGCCTTCAGCGCAAGGCCTCCTTGAGCAGCTCGAGGAACGGAAGGTGAATCGTGTTACCTTCGATACCAATGAACTTGATGATTGGGACAGCATGCTGCTGGTATTCATCACCAGGATTTCCGAGGCCTGCAGTCGCCATAAAGTCTCCATGGACCAGTCTGGATTGCCGGCAGGAGTCCGCCGGCTCATGGTGCTGTCTTCCCCGGAAAATCAGCGCACCGGAATAGCGCACGGCGCGGAACGCCAACCTTTCCTGGCGCGCATTGGAGGTATAACTCTGGAACTGGCCGCAAGTGTGCAAGAAGCACTTGCCTTCATCGGTGAAGTGACGCTGGCCCTGTTCAGGCTGTTGCGGGGCAGGGCAGGCTACCGGCGCATCGATCTGATCCTTAATATTCAGGAAGCCGGAGTGCAGGCGCTTCCCATAATTACACTTATCAGTCTGTTGATCGGCATGATCCTTGCTTTTATAGCTGCTATCCAGTTGAAGCTTTTCGGTGCGCAGATCTATGTCGCCGATGTGGTGGGAATTGGTACGGTGCGGGTTATGGGTGCGGTAATGGCCGGGGTGATAATGGCGGGCAGGACCGGTGCCGCCTATGCCGCGCAAATCGGCACCATGCAGGTCAACGAGGAGGTGGACGCCCTCCAGACTCTAGGCTTGTCACCGATTGAGTTCCTGGTGCTGCCGCGGGTGCTGGCCCTGACGCTGATGATGCCCCTGCTCTGTGTCTATGCGGACCTTATGGGAGTACTGGGTGGGATGACGGTGGGGGTTGGAGTGCTCAATCTGGGAGCTGTGGAATACATGAATCAGACAAGAGCTGCTATATCTTTAACTGATTTCAGCGTCGGGCTGTTCCACAGTTTTGTATTTGGGATTCTCATTGCTGTTTCGGGGTGCCTGCGCGGCATTAAATGCGAGGGGAGCGCTTCCGCCGTGGGCAATGCCGCCACCTCAGCGGTGGTTACAGCCATTGTCGCCATGGTAGTGGCTACCTTGATAATCACTCTGTCCTGCCAGGTCCTGGGAATATAA